In a genomic window of Piliocolobus tephrosceles isolate RC106 chromosome 1, ASM277652v3, whole genome shotgun sequence:
- the ARL8A gene encoding ADP-ribosylation factor-like protein 8A has translation MIALFNKLLDWFKALFWKEEMELTLVGLQYSGKTTFVNVIASGQFNEDMIPTVGFNMRKITKGNVTIKLWDIGGQPRFRSMWERYCRGVSAIVYMVDAADQEKIEASKNELHNLLDKPQLQGIPVLVLGNKRDLPGALDEKELIEKMNLSAIQDREICCYSISCKEKDNIDITLQWLIQHSKSRRS, from the exons ATGATCGCTTTGTTCAACAAGCTGCTGGACTGGTTCAAGGCCCTATTCTGGAAGGAGGAGATGGAGCTCACGCTGGTCGGGCTTCAGTACTCGGGCAAGACCACCTTCGTCAATGTGATCGCG TCAGGACAGTTCAACGAGGACATGATCCCCACCGTGGGTTTCAACATGCGCAAAATCACCAAAGGGAATGTGACTATCAAG CTCTGGGACATTGGGGGACAGCCGCGTTTTCGCAGCATGTGGGAGCGCTACTGCCGAGGAGTGAGCGCCATCGT GTACATGGTGGATGCTGCTGACCAGGAGAAGATTGAGGCCTCTAAGAACGAGCTCCACAACCTACTGGACAAACCCCAGCTGCAGGGCATCCCG GTCTTAGTCCTGGGTAACAAGCGAGACCTTCCGGGAGCATTGGATGAGAAGGAGCTGATAGAGAAAAT GAATCTATCTGCCATCCAGGACCGAGAGATCTGCTGCTACTCCATCTCCTGCAAAGAAAAGGACAACATTG ACATCACCCTACAGTGGCTTATTCAACACTCAAAGTCACGGAGAAGCTGA